The Faecalibaculum rodentium genome segment AGCTGCAGCCCGATCTGTCCTCCGGACACATAGACCTCTTCCCGACCGGCCAGAGATGAATCGGCAAAGGTCCGAAATTTCTTCTTCATGCCGATGGGAGAACAGCCTCCCCTGACATAGCCCGTGACACTGGTGAGCTCTTTGAGCGGCAGCATCTCCAGATGCTTCACCCCGGCTGCCCGGGCGCATCTTTTCAGGTCGAGCTCTTCAGCAACCGGCACCAGAAACACGAAATGACTGTTCCCGGACTGTGTGACCAGTGTCTTGAACACTGATGCCGGATCTTCTCCGAGCCCCGCTGCCACAGACATCCCGTCGACGGGATCGTTTGATCCGTGGACATACTCCACCGCTTCATAAGGGATTTTTGCTCTGTCCAGCATCCGCATGGCATTGGTTCTCACTTTGGATTTGTGCATGGTCTCTCCTTCTGCCTTTCCGACTTCCCTTCCCGATACGTCTTCATCCCATGTGCGGCCTGCACTCTCAGGCTCTGGCCTGCATCTTGTCCAGCAGGATCCGGGCCACCAGCACCTTGGTGGTGGAATGGTCCATGGCGGTTTTTTCAATGTAACGGTGCGCCTTTTCCTCGGTCCATTGGTAGTTTTCCATGAGCAGCAGCTTGCACCGGGAAACCACCTGCAGTTCCTTGTACTTGTCTCTGGTTCTGGCCAGCTGCCGCTCCACCTGCCTGATCTTGAGCCTGGCTTTTTCCACCACAGCCACGGCCTGCCAGGCCGCCTGCCGGTTCACCGGCATACTCAGGACAAACACGGAAGTCTCCCGGACAGTATAAGCCGCCTGGTCAAACTTGTCTGCCGGCACGAACAGCAGCACATCAATATCAAAGGAAGCAGCGATTTCCATGGCGGACCGGATCCCGTATTCATCCGCCAGAGGTGTAAAGATCACCACCATGGAAAAACGCCTTGTGGGCAGCAGCTGTCTGGCGGCTGAGGCCGAAGGAACAATGATGCAGGGTTCATACTTCGCCGACGGGAACAGTTCCCGCAGCAGCCCTTCGTGATCCTGCTGACCGTCCGCTGCCAGAATCAGCGGCTTCATGCATGCTCCCTTGCGGCATATCCTTCCAGCACAGACTGCGGGACGAAGCGCGCCACAAACTCGCTTTCCCTGGCCAGGCGGATGCTTTCTTCCATGCTCGCCGGAAGACTGGCAATGCAGCGGTCCTGGAGCCCCGAGAGATCCATGTCGCAGGGTTCCGGCAGCGGCAGTGTACGGCGGATACCATCCAGTCCGGCCTGGATCAGCAGCATGAACACCAGGTAGGGATTGGTCTTGCAGTCAGGATTGCGCAGTTCCAGCCGGTTGACGTGATCGCTCGGGACCCGCACCAGCAGGCTGCGGTTGACATTGCTCCAGCTGATGCACGCCGGGGCTTTTCTGCGT includes the following:
- the ybaK gene encoding Cys-tRNA(Pro) deacylase, coding for MHKSKVRTNAMRMLDRAKIPYEAVEYVHGSNDPVDGMSVAAGLGEDPASVFKTLVTQSGNSHFVFLVPVAEELDLKRCARAAGVKHLEMLPLKELTSVTGYVRGGCSPIGMKKKFRTFADSSLAGREEVYVSGGQIGLQLKMKPADLLRAVEITLADIARQGE
- a CDS encoding ANTAR domain-containing response regulator; the encoded protein is MKPLILAADGQQDHEGLLRELFPSAKYEPCIIVPSASAARQLLPTRRFSMVVIFTPLADEYGIRSAMEIAASFDIDVLLFVPADKFDQAAYTVRETSVFVLSMPVNRQAAWQAVAVVEKARLKIRQVERQLARTRDKYKELQVVSRCKLLLMENYQWTEEKAHRYIEKTAMDHSTTKVLVARILLDKMQARA